From Bacillus sp. FSL K6-3431, the proteins below share one genomic window:
- a CDS encoding DUF3006 domain-containing protein gives MKGIIDRFEEDWVVVEVNGVTKDFKRTIFPKEAVTGDMVKIEGNKVTVLKSETEKRRKEIEDLMDDVWED, from the coding sequence ATGAAAGGAATTATTGATCGATTTGAAGAAGATTGGGTAGTTGTTGAAGTGAACGGTGTAACAAAAGACTTCAAAAGGACCATTTTCCCCAAGGAAGCTGTTACAGGAGATATGGTGAAAATCGAAGGGAATAAAGTTACTGTTTTAAAAAGTGAAACGGAAAAACGAAGAAAAGAAATAGAAGACTTAATGGATGATGTTTGGGAGGACTAG
- a CDS encoding VanZ family protein — MKKFLKVILLLVIAILIFTFSSQTYEQQSLVPFLQKLLPGEPLGGFLSRFQIPYWGSTISVETRGYYYFLEFLIRKFAHLFLFGMLSLAIFSVLMLMKKMKVWRAMLVALIGTGIYAAVDEYHQLLTGGRTPLVVDVFLDMAGAVVALAIYVPIYLISHKGSKRG, encoded by the coding sequence TTGAAAAAATTTTTAAAAGTTATTTTATTGCTAGTGATTGCAATCTTGATATTTACCTTTTCTTCACAGACATATGAACAGCAATCACTTGTTCCATTTTTACAAAAACTTTTGCCAGGAGAGCCATTAGGAGGCTTTCTATCCCGCTTTCAAATCCCGTACTGGGGCTCGACTATATCGGTGGAGACACGTGGCTATTATTACTTTCTCGAATTTTTAATTCGGAAATTCGCCCATTTATTTTTGTTTGGTATGTTGTCCTTGGCGATCTTTAGTGTGCTGATGTTAATGAAAAAGATGAAAGTATGGCGAGCGATGTTGGTTGCACTCATTGGAACGGGTATTTATGCTGCAGTGGATGAATATCATCAACTGTTAACTGGTGGAAGGACGCCTTTGGTTGTTGATGTGTTTTTAGATATGGCTGGAGCTGTAGTGGCACTAGCAATCTATGTTCCGATTTATTTAATTAGTCATAAAGGTAGTAAGCGAGGATAA
- the tagU gene encoding polyisoprenyl-teichoic acid--peptidoglycan teichoic acid transferase TagU translates to MERYKPKKKKKALKIFLIILLVFVAGIVAYGYSIYSNLNNAANTVHSPIDRTPAVKRPTDLALNKKEPFSVLMLGVDQREGDKGRSDTMIVMTVNPEKQSMEMLSIPRDTRVEIVGKGIDDKINHSYAFGGVEMSMNTVEKFLDIPIDYYVKMNMEGFKDIVDSVGGITVNNDFDFSEGGHHFAKGQLNLNGKEALSYARMRKNDSRGDFGRQMRQRQVIQGVMNKGANVSALWKYDDILKALSNNVETNISFDEMKDIQKNYSSARHNIEQMEIAGNGSTIGGVWYYIVSQDERDKVQARLKEHLKLQ, encoded by the coding sequence ATGGAACGATATAAACCAAAAAAGAAGAAAAAAGCGCTAAAAATATTCTTAATTATCCTACTTGTTTTTGTAGCGGGTATTGTCGCTTATGGTTATTCAATATATAGCAATTTGAATAACGCAGCTAATACGGTTCATAGTCCGATAGATCGGACACCTGCAGTTAAGAGGCCGACTGACCTAGCACTAAATAAAAAAGAACCTTTTTCCGTGCTTATGCTCGGGGTAGATCAGCGTGAAGGGGATAAAGGACGGTCTGATACGATGATCGTAATGACAGTAAATCCTGAGAAGCAATCGATGGAGATGCTGAGCATCCCACGTGATACACGTGTAGAAATAGTTGGAAAAGGCATAGATGATAAAATTAACCATTCTTATGCATTTGGTGGAGTCGAGATGTCGATGAATACTGTCGAGAAATTCCTAGATATTCCAATTGATTATTATGTGAAGATGAATATGGAAGGTTTCAAGGATATTGTTGACTCTGTGGGTGGCATTACAGTGAATAATGATTTTGATTTTTCTGAAGGTGGTCATCATTTTGCAAAAGGCCAGTTAAACTTAAATGGTAAGGAAGCATTAAGCTATGCACGTATGCGTAAGAATGATTCACGAGGAGACTTCGGCAGGCAAATGCGCCAACGCCAAGTGATTCAAGGCGTAATGAATAAAGGCGCCAACGTCTCTGCGCTTTGGAAATATGATGATATTCTTAAAGCGTTAAGTAATAACGTAGAAACGAATATTTCTTTTGATGAAATGAAAGACATCCAAAAAAATTATAGTTCTGCCCGCCATAATATAGAGCAAATGGAAATTGCGGGTAATGGCTCGACAATTGGTGGTGTCTGGTACTATATTGTTTCGCAAGATGAACGTGATAAAGTACAAGCTCGCTTAAAAGAACACTTGAAATTACAATAA
- a CDS encoding transposase, with amino-acid sequence MAFCWLLPHHYSRKQPPKHLSWNTDINEYYRILMYAYGKYRFEIYAFCIMNNHNHLLLRSYEVPLGKLMAIINKRYSDYFRKKYNYTGQIYENRYYSKEISSPTGLLNISAYIHRNPLETKIPIVQAMEHYLYSSYKYYYHNLQSHHPFLNLRLLPDLMPVEKQKRLKAYTQYCVQYKSKKNTTTEQ; translated from the coding sequence ATGGCATTCTGCTGGCTATTACCACATCACTATTCGCGGAAACAACCGCCAAAACATCTTTCATGGAACACCGATATTAATGAATATTATCGTATCCTCATGTATGCATATGGAAAATATCGTTTTGAAATTTATGCGTTTTGTATCATGAACAACCATAACCATCTTCTGCTCCGCTCCTATGAAGTCCCCCTTGGAAAACTCATGGCGATCATCAACAAAAGATACAGTGATTACTTCCGAAAAAAGTACAACTATACCGGACAAATCTATGAAAACAGATACTACTCCAAAGAAATTAGCTCCCCTACAGGACTATTAAACATTAGCGCCTATATTCACCGCAATCCGCTCGAAACAAAAATACCAATCGTACAAGCCATGGAGCATTACCTTTATAGTTCATATAAATACTATTACCACAACTTGCAATCCCACCATCCATTTCTCAACCTTCGTCTACTCCCTGACCTAATGCCAGTTGAAAAACAGAAAAGACTTAAAGCCTACACCCAATATTGCGTTCAATACAAATCAAAGAAAAACACAACTACGGAACAGTAA
- a CDS encoding helix-turn-helix transcriptional regulator codes for MTDIFGPKYYLDYESFSMQFMRRKGFSSMSTPHAHAFYELYYLRKGERVYFINGKVYTAKSGDIMIINPHDVHRTTSSTVPEFERILINFTHDFIQPDVTAPGLPLLPFQHGSRLIRFPVNEQPNTEQLIFEMLTECKKEKVGHIFYVKALLIKLLIQIYRQSFQPPPEYTHPMHEKVSEIATYLDQHYSDELTLKQIADKYYISPSYLSRTFKRITGFYFSEYVQAVRMREARRQLIESDKKVLTIAEDVGFHTIAHFNKSFKKVTGVAPIQFRKQNKRLSYGEQKLFID; via the coding sequence ATGACAGATATTTTCGGTCCGAAGTATTATTTAGATTATGAATCGTTTTCAATGCAATTTATGCGTAGAAAAGGATTTTCATCTATGTCTACGCCACACGCTCATGCATTTTATGAATTGTATTATTTACGTAAAGGTGAGCGAGTTTATTTCATCAACGGAAAGGTATATACAGCAAAGAGTGGTGATATTATGATCATTAATCCACATGATGTACACCGTACAACAAGCTCAACTGTCCCTGAATTTGAACGAATTTTAATTAACTTTACTCACGATTTTATCCAACCCGACGTTACGGCACCAGGTTTACCATTACTTCCTTTTCAACACGGTTCTCGACTTATCCGTTTCCCTGTAAATGAGCAACCCAATACCGAACAACTTATTTTTGAAATGTTGACAGAATGTAAGAAAGAAAAAGTAGGACATATATTTTATGTTAAGGCATTACTAATCAAACTGTTAATTCAAATCTATCGTCAATCCTTTCAACCACCGCCAGAATATACTCATCCCATGCATGAAAAAGTATCTGAAATTGCTACCTATTTAGATCAACACTATAGTGATGAATTAACGTTGAAACAGATTGCAGATAAATACTATATTAGTCCCTCTTATTTAAGCCGCACTTTTAAGAGAATAACGGGTTTTTATTTTAGTGAATATGTTCAAGCCGTACGAATGCGCGAAGCTCGTCGCCAATTGATTGAATCGGATAAAAAGGTTTTGACCATTGCAGAGGATGTAGGTTTCCACACCATTGCCCATTTCAATAAATCATTCAAAAAAGTGACAGGTGTCGCACCAATACAATTTAGGAAACAAAATAAACGTCTCTCATATGGCGAGCAAAAACTTTTTATTGACTAG
- a CDS encoding ABC transporter substrate-binding protein yields MKRRIWSLLFIIGVMALIIGCSSETKGNNAEESPKSGVAEKNPKTDEPEEATVALMIHWGEKDFEKTFNQHVKKALPHITLTYIQASGKEEIEENFAKGFVPDIVMGSDFRMFKELDLLRDQMPLVEKHGLDLGLYDPGIIESLKNASLEGELNALPVFRPGYIMAYNKDIFDAFGVPYPTDNMTWDEVIELGRQLSGERDGQKYHGLWPGRDQLAQVSATIIDPETNEPNILDNKELRIFLERQQTIFNIPENLPEMDSMEDLADFMYNGNNADPIFDYALFPGRDQTNGFTYREAEAGLNFDWVTYPTWGGDYPDYLPNELYNNLFVTSQSENPDAAFEVLAYLMSEEYQKWSVTTGGSTALLNKEIYDEFGKELDHAEVLDDKNTQALFQLQGAPIPKKSHYEGPLYKTLVINAYQRLLEGEDINTVIRVMDEEARNMIKDLAGKE; encoded by the coding sequence ATGAAGCGAAGAATATGGAGTCTTCTCTTTATAATCGGAGTAATGGCATTAATCATTGGATGTAGTAGTGAAACAAAAGGAAATAATGCTGAAGAATCCCCTAAAAGTGGTGTAGCTGAAAAAAATCCTAAGACTGATGAACCTGAAGAAGCAACTGTCGCTTTGATGATTCACTGGGGGGAGAAAGATTTTGAGAAGACCTTCAATCAACATGTAAAAAAAGCTCTACCACACATAACACTAACTTATATTCAAGCTAGTGGAAAAGAGGAAATCGAAGAAAACTTTGCCAAAGGATTCGTACCTGATATTGTCATGGGAAGTGATTTTCGAATGTTTAAAGAACTTGATTTACTTCGAGATCAGATGCCGCTAGTAGAAAAACACGGTCTTGATCTCGGTCTATACGATCCGGGTATTATAGAATCTTTAAAAAACGCTTCCCTTGAAGGAGAGTTGAACGCCCTACCTGTTTTTCGACCTGGTTATATAATGGCTTATAATAAAGATATTTTTGATGCTTTCGGTGTCCCATACCCGACAGATAATATGACTTGGGATGAAGTCATTGAACTAGGTAGACAATTATCTGGTGAAAGAGATGGTCAAAAATACCACGGTCTCTGGCCTGGTAGAGATCAGCTGGCACAAGTAAGTGCCACCATAATAGACCCAGAAACAAATGAGCCGAATATTCTAGATAATAAAGAATTGCGTATCTTTCTAGAACGTCAACAAACAATCTTTAATATCCCAGAGAACCTTCCAGAGATGGATTCAATGGAAGATTTAGCAGATTTTATGTATAACGGAAATAATGCTGATCCGATATTTGATTATGCACTTTTCCCTGGACGTGATCAAACCAACGGCTTTACATATCGTGAAGCAGAAGCTGGTTTGAACTTTGATTGGGTTACATACCCTACTTGGGGTGGAGATTATCCTGATTATCTCCCTAATGAGCTATATAACAATTTGTTTGTAACAAGTCAAAGTGAAAATCCAGATGCTGCCTTCGAAGTTCTTGCATATCTAATGTCAGAGGAATATCAAAAATGGTCGGTGACAACAGGTGGATCAACTGCTTTGCTTAATAAAGAAATATATGATGAATTTGGAAAAGAACTAGACCACGCAGAAGTTTTGGATGATAAAAATACGCAAGCACTATTTCAATTACAAGGCGCTCCAATACCAAAGAAATCACATTATGAAGGACCTCTTTATAAAACTTTGGTGATCAATGCTTATCAACGACTCCTTGAAGGTGAAGATATTAACACAGTCATTAGAGTGATGGATGAGGAAGCACGGAATATGATTAAGGATCTAGCAGGAAAAGAATAA
- a CDS encoding beta-xylosidase family glycoside hydrolase: MSKFPAPTFTVTTKLLFHPSSIADQAGLIILGKEYEYMALNATGLVHVAGTRNEAIPLEKVKN, encoded by the coding sequence TTGTCGAAGTTCCCAGCACCGACTTTTACGGTGACGACTAAATTGCTCTTTCATCCTTCCTCTATCGCAGATCAAGCTGGCCTTATTATTTTAGGAAAGGAATATGAATATATGGCATTGAATGCAACTGGGCTTGTTCATGTTGCTGGAACAAGAAACGAAGCGATCCCCTTGGAAAAGGTGAAAAATTAG
- a CDS encoding Gfo/Idh/MocA family protein: MKRYAICGVSNRAIGMYIRPIVQQFSLEHKVVALLDADPRRFEVCKQAHSEISHVPEYLPKQFDQMVKETNPDVIIVASRDDTHVDYILQGLNKNLDIIVEKPMATTAEDCKRIIEAEAASNGKVTVTFNYRYSPIHMKIKELIISNKIGKITSIDLNWYIDTYHGSSYFQRWNRMREFSGGLSVHKSSHHFDLVNWWTNQKPVEVFAFGDLNYYGENGPLNPLKEDGRHCDTCTVKQNCLYHTRWTTRTKSEKVKDDHLGSVDVKISQGNYTSYRPDQCIFDSNIEIEDTYTATVRYDKGALLSYSVNFSLPYEGYRLAINGTKGRIETTEYHAPKRTPFPTPQQTIDYYPLFGSKETIHVVHKEGGHGGGDPVLLEDVFLGVDPLRPYPILSGSIDGAYAVSTGEAVWRSVKEKRPIQINDLLNVHATL; encoded by the coding sequence ATGAAAAGATATGCTATTTGTGGAGTGAGTAACCGCGCGATTGGGATGTATATCCGTCCGATTGTACAACAATTTTCATTAGAACATAAGGTCGTTGCTTTATTAGATGCCGATCCACGGCGTTTTGAAGTATGTAAGCAGGCTCATTCAGAAATTAGCCATGTACCAGAGTATCTTCCGAAACAATTTGATCAGATGGTAAAAGAAACAAATCCGGATGTTATCATTGTGGCTAGTAGAGATGATACACATGTTGATTATATCCTACAAGGTCTAAATAAAAACTTAGATATTATTGTTGAAAAACCAATGGCCACAACAGCAGAAGATTGTAAAAGAATTATCGAAGCCGAGGCTGCAAGCAACGGAAAAGTAACGGTAACATTTAATTATCGCTATAGTCCTATTCATATGAAAATTAAGGAATTAATAATATCAAACAAAATCGGAAAAATAACATCAATTGATCTTAATTGGTATATTGACACATATCATGGTTCAAGCTATTTTCAACGCTGGAATCGAATGAGGGAATTTTCTGGTGGACTATCCGTTCATAAAAGCTCCCATCATTTTGATTTAGTTAATTGGTGGACGAATCAAAAACCTGTAGAGGTATTTGCTTTCGGAGATCTCAATTATTACGGAGAAAACGGTCCCTTAAACCCATTAAAAGAAGATGGGAGACATTGCGATACCTGCACTGTTAAACAAAATTGTCTCTATCATACAAGATGGACAACAAGAACAAAATCAGAAAAAGTAAAGGACGATCATTTAGGTAGCGTGGATGTCAAAATATCGCAAGGAAATTATACCAGTTACCGTCCCGACCAATGTATTTTTGACTCTAACATTGAAATTGAAGACACCTATACAGCAACGGTTCGTTATGACAAAGGAGCTTTATTAAGTTATTCTGTTAATTTTTCTCTCCCATATGAAGGCTACCGTTTAGCGATTAATGGCACTAAAGGAAGGATTGAAACAACAGAATATCACGCACCAAAAAGAACTCCATTTCCTACACCACAGCAGACGATTGACTATTATCCGTTATTTGGTTCAAAGGAAACGATTCATGTCGTCCATAAAGAAGGAGGACATGGTGGAGGAGATCCGGTTCTTTTAGAAGATGTGTTTCTTGGCGTCGATCCGCTTCGACCGTATCCGATATTATCCGGATCAATCGATGGTGCATATGCCGTATCCACAGGGGAAGCAGTTTGGCGTTCCGTTAAAGAAAAGCGCCCTATCCAAATCAATGACTTGTTAAATGTTCATGCAACCCTATAA
- a CDS encoding FAD-dependent oxidoreductase, whose translation MRKETVQTDITVVGGGLAGVCAAIAAARMGQTVSLIQNRPVLGGNSSSEVRVWVCGATAHGVHRYARETGIMGELFVENQYMNPEGNPYYWDLAILEKVKAEKNIQLFLNTDVREVDSEGKEDNRKITAVTGWMMGSERHIRFESNVFLDCTGDGLVGFLAGAKYRIGREAKSEFNEDWAPEEADDITLGSSILFYTKDIGYPVKYVPPSFAKDITKTSIPLKRVIRSGDNGCAYWWIEWGGEVDTVYDNEKIRDELWSAIYGVWDYIKNSGKFDADHLTLEWIGALPGKREYRRFIGDYIINQNDILNQRRYEDDVAFGGWSIDLHPPQGMYAEEGGAKHLHMDGVYHIPFRSLYSQNVSNLLFAGRNISASHVAFGTTRVMATCAVIGEAAGTGAALSFQKGTSPRGLYENHLKELQQVLLKQDASLIGISNTDENDLAQKAILRSSSERKQLIVADSSQTYALTADVGLHIPIEPTLDQIELLLDAEADTILEVELWDTGKMENYIPAVKQLSERVSIEKGAHQWVSVNLPWHPADAQNAFIIIKENKDIRLHVSNQSTTGILAYLKDKNNEKESHQLPKQEVTRWNMSPFVRKAFCIKVYPETNAFSAGKLIDGYNRPYGGPHMWVSGEMTDGTEEWAELGWNQPITIKEVQVIFNDDVNEDLINLHHHKTPFDIIPELVKDYRLEIKRDGKRVVIHEEKGNRKRKQHHLFSNDIESNTLRIVVENTNGASSAEIVAIRVY comes from the coding sequence ATGAGAAAAGAAACGGTGCAAACTGATATTACAGTTGTTGGTGGTGGTTTAGCAGGTGTATGTGCAGCAATTGCTGCTGCAAGAATGGGCCAAACTGTATCACTGATTCAAAATCGACCTGTACTCGGTGGCAACTCAAGTAGTGAAGTAAGGGTATGGGTATGTGGAGCAACAGCACATGGTGTTCATCGGTATGCGAGAGAAACTGGTATTATGGGAGAATTATTTGTTGAAAATCAGTATATGAATCCAGAAGGCAATCCTTATTACTGGGATTTAGCTATATTAGAAAAGGTGAAGGCAGAAAAAAACATTCAATTATTCCTGAATACGGATGTGCGTGAAGTGGATTCAGAAGGAAAGGAAGATAACCGCAAAATTACAGCTGTCACGGGTTGGATGATGGGATCAGAGCGTCACATTCGCTTTGAAAGTAATGTTTTCTTAGATTGCACTGGAGATGGATTAGTCGGATTTTTGGCTGGGGCAAAGTATCGTATTGGTAGAGAGGCCAAAAGTGAATTCAACGAGGACTGGGCTCCAGAAGAGGCGGATGATATCACGTTAGGAAGCTCCATATTATTTTACACAAAGGATATTGGTTATCCAGTTAAATACGTTCCTCCGAGTTTTGCAAAGGACATCACGAAAACATCTATACCGCTTAAAAGAGTTATACGTAGTGGCGATAATGGATGTGCATATTGGTGGATTGAGTGGGGAGGAGAGGTTGATACTGTTTATGATAATGAGAAAATCAGAGACGAATTATGGTCTGCCATATACGGTGTGTGGGATTATATTAAAAACTCCGGAAAGTTTGATGCCGATCATCTCACTTTAGAGTGGATTGGGGCATTACCAGGGAAAAGGGAATATAGAAGATTCATAGGCGATTATATTATCAATCAAAATGATATATTGAATCAAAGACGATATGAAGATGATGTCGCATTTGGAGGCTGGTCCATAGACCTTCATCCACCTCAAGGGATGTACGCGGAAGAGGGCGGAGCGAAACATTTACACATGGACGGAGTTTATCATATTCCATTTCGTTCGTTATATTCACAAAATGTATCTAATCTCTTATTTGCTGGAAGGAATATTAGCGCCTCCCATGTCGCTTTTGGGACAACGCGAGTAATGGCAACTTGTGCGGTCATTGGTGAAGCGGCAGGAACAGGTGCAGCTCTTTCTTTTCAAAAAGGAACATCTCCGAGAGGGTTATACGAAAACCATTTAAAGGAGCTGCAGCAAGTGTTATTAAAGCAAGATGCTTCCTTAATTGGAATTAGTAATACAGATGAGAATGATCTTGCTCAAAAGGCTATATTACGTTCTTCAAGCGAAAGAAAGCAATTGATCGTTGCTGATTCCAGTCAGACATATGCATTAACAGCTGATGTTGGTTTGCATATTCCAATCGAACCAACTTTGGATCAAATTGAGTTATTGTTAGACGCAGAAGCGGATACAATTCTTGAAGTAGAGCTATGGGATACTGGGAAAATGGAGAATTATATACCGGCGGTGAAACAATTGAGTGAAAGAGTATCAATCGAAAAAGGTGCCCACCAATGGGTTTCAGTTAATCTTCCTTGGCACCCGGCAGATGCTCAAAACGCTTTTATTATTATAAAAGAAAATAAAGATATAAGATTACATGTTTCTAATCAATCAACAACTGGGATATTAGCCTATTTGAAGGACAAGAATAATGAAAAAGAGTCACATCAACTGCCGAAACAAGAGGTTACTCGTTGGAATATGAGCCCGTTTGTCCGAAAAGCTTTTTGTATAAAAGTATACCCAGAAACGAATGCATTTTCAGCAGGAAAATTAATTGATGGATATAACCGTCCATATGGGGGACCACATATGTGGGTATCTGGTGAAATGACGGATGGGACGGAAGAATGGGCAGAGTTGGGATGGAATCAACCTATAACCATTAAAGAAGTGCAAGTAATTTTTAATGATGATGTTAATGAGGATCTAATAAACTTACACCATCACAAGACACCATTTGATATTATCCCTGAACTTGTAAAAGACTATAGATTGGAAATAAAAAGGGATGGAAAACGGGTGGTGATCCATGAAGAAAAAGGTAATCGGAAACGAAAGCAACACCATCTCTTTAGTAATGATATCGAATCGAATACATTAAGAATAGTCGTAGAAAATACAAATGGAGCATCCAGCGCAGAGATAGTAGCAATAAGGGTTTACTAA
- a CDS encoding phytanoyl-CoA dioxygenase family protein, which yields MSKNMVDYQSLISKFQEQGYLLLRNVLSQEKVKRLNGGIDEILLEEEESLAYNVYNSVARHPEIANLIDEPTILPLIVNLLGHNIQLHISHLTVRKPNPNNEKTKTNSFIDWHQDGPHPSFPKINGLTSTYYIKACYILSDMSEPDRGNTKIIPKSHNRPYNPNNTNVNEMIEEEVQVCGYPGDVFIFPQNIWHAGAPNNSEFIRRQVFMGYSPIWMRPIDYHVAPDHLLKDASPIRKQLLGGIDDNPFKYYVPDDSMVPLKSLFNGSVGEGVYK from the coding sequence ATGAGCAAAAATATGGTCGACTATCAGTCACTTATTTCCAAATTTCAGGAACAAGGATATTTATTGTTAAGGAATGTTTTATCACAAGAAAAAGTGAAGCGATTGAATGGTGGTATAGATGAGATTCTATTAGAAGAGGAGGAATCATTAGCCTACAATGTTTACAATAGTGTAGCAAGGCATCCAGAAATTGCTAATTTAATCGATGAACCAACGATTCTTCCACTAATTGTGAATTTACTAGGACATAATATACAATTACACATTTCTCATTTAACCGTTCGTAAACCAAACCCGAACAACGAGAAAACAAAAACAAATAGTTTTATTGACTGGCATCAAGATGGGCCGCATCCTTCATTTCCAAAAATAAACGGATTGACCTCTACCTACTATATAAAGGCTTGCTATATTCTTAGCGATATGTCTGAACCAGATCGTGGAAATACAAAAATTATACCAAAGAGCCATAACCGGCCATACAATCCGAATAATACGAATGTGAATGAAATGATAGAAGAGGAAGTACAAGTGTGTGGATACCCGGGTGATGTTTTCATTTTTCCACAAAACATTTGGCATGCTGGCGCTCCAAATAATTCGGAATTCATAAGGAGGCAAGTATTTATGGGTTACAGTCCTATTTGGATGCGTCCAATTGATTATCATGTCGCACCTGATCATTTATTGAAAGACGCTTCACCCATTCGAAAGCAATTACTCGGAGGAATTGACGATAATCCGTTTAAATATTACGTACCGGACGATAGTATGGTACCACTAAAATCTTTGTTTAACGGAAGTGTCGGTGAAGGAGTTTATAAATAA
- a CDS encoding extracellular solute-binding protein — translation MGRKFLVPIVFIMLLILGLLSACTGEESTKTGASKKEAGTDKNTHVMKIEVVGSGGGATPPDAASDFIKAGIDEALNTDINLNLFGSFDDYKSQLNIRMAGGDYPDLMQLDRTLLKEYAKKGLLLDLTPYLEELKPTIDFVGEDSILKATVDEGLYAIAKAPQIPYSTYWVRQDWLDALNMEVPATLDELFELAKAFTKKDPDGNGKADTYGFTGNGISTFEPIFGAYGMGSPGSFYIEDEKLMNSYFAPRMKEALSLINEMIEAGVVEPEIITNTGLQHQQKAFQGQAGIIYIDWPNMTKPEFVEQMYAVNSDAKWVQVKAFNGPGGEFTGSWDIGATPGMYGVPKALEKDPEKLKRIIELFNYVSHDEGANLVQYGIEGEHFNMEDGKPVLTELGTQELGYVWLYQFTGRPEIEYLEGRFKYAIDEMGFAANQPRIETLNGFINIPDSYNPGDADRYTEEETVKFLYGNRSLDEYDDFLETLNTTFNYETYTNSAEEQLKALGLVK, via the coding sequence ATGGGGAGAAAATTCTTAGTTCCAATAGTTTTCATTATGCTTTTAATACTAGGTTTATTGTCTGCTTGTACAGGAGAAGAAAGTACAAAAACAGGTGCGAGTAAAAAGGAGGCAGGTACCGATAAGAATACTCATGTAATGAAAATTGAGGTAGTAGGTTCTGGTGGAGGTGCGACACCACCTGATGCAGCAAGTGATTTCATTAAAGCAGGAATTGATGAGGCCTTAAATACAGATATTAACTTGAATCTGTTTGGATCCTTTGATGATTACAAAAGCCAATTGAATATCCGGATGGCTGGAGGCGACTACCCAGATCTCATGCAATTGGATCGTACTTTATTGAAAGAATACGCAAAAAAAGGTTTGTTACTTGATTTGACGCCTTACTTAGAAGAATTGAAGCCTACAATCGATTTTGTTGGTGAGGATAGTATTTTGAAAGCGACCGTTGATGAGGGGCTATATGCGATTGCGAAAGCGCCGCAAATTCCTTATAGCACATATTGGGTCAGACAAGATTGGTTGGATGCTTTAAATATGGAAGTTCCTGCTACTTTAGATGAGCTATTTGAGTTGGCGAAAGCATTTACTAAAAAGGATCCGGATGGTAATGGCAAGGCTGATACGTATGGATTTACGGGGAATGGAATAAGTACATTTGAACCGATATTTGGAGCATATGGAATGGGTAGCCCAGGGAGTTTTTATATAGAAGATGAAAAACTAATGAATTCCTATTTTGCACCTAGAATGAAAGAGGCACTAAGCTTAATCAATGAAATGATTGAAGCAGGTGTTGTGGAGCCTGAGATCATTACAAATACCGGTTTGCAGCATCAACAAAAGGCGTTCCAGGGACAAGCGGGTATTATCTATATTGATTGGCCCAATATGACAAAGCCGGAGTTTGTTGAACAAATGTATGCAGTTAATTCGGATGCAAAGTGGGTGCAGGTTAAGGCTTTCAATGGTCCAGGAGGAGAATTTACAGGGTCATGGGATATTGGTGCAACTCCGGGCATGTATGGAGTACCAAAAGCACTCGAAAAAGATCCAGAGAAATTGAAGAGAATAATTGAACTGTTTAATTATGTATCTCATGATGAAGGAGCAAATCTTGTTCAATATGGGATCGAGGGGGAACATTTTAATATGGAGGATGGAAAGCCGGTATTAACAGAATTAGGAACACAAGAACTGGGATATGTTTGGCTCTACCAATTTACAGGTCGTCCAGAAATAGAATACCTAGAAGGGCGTTTTAAATATGCCATAGACGAGATGGGTTTTGCAGCAAATCAACCGAGAATAGAAACATTAAACGGTTTCATTAATATTCCAGATAGTTATAATCCAGGGGATGCTGATAGGTATACAGAAGAGGAAACTGTTAAATTCTTGTATGGTAATCGTTCATTGGATGAGTATGATGATTTCCTAGAAACGTTGAATACAACCTTTAATTATGAAACATATACAAATTCTGCAGAAGAACAGTTGAAGGCTCTCGGCTTAGTCAAATAA